One Thermithiobacillus tepidarius DSM 3134 genomic window, CGGGCGCGATACGCAGACGCCGGCGGCGAACACCTCGGGGTGCCCGGGATTGCGCAGGTATTCGTCGACGCGCACGAAGCCGCGCTCGTCGGTCAGGTCGGGACTGGCCCGCAGGGCGGCGACGCCGCGGAAGGCGGGCCAGTACACGCTGAAGGCGAAGGGCAGCGCATGGGCCTGGGTTTCGCGGCCGCTGCCGTCGTGCTCCATGACGTGGATCTGGCCCGCCTCCACCCGCAGGGTCCTGGCGTTGCACAGATAGCCGATCTTCGCCTCGTGCAGCGCCGCCTCCAGCAGACTGCGCGCCTCGCTGTCGCCGATGCCCAGGTGTCCCACGTAGGGCTCCGGGGTCACCAGGGTGATGGGGATGCGCTCGCGCATGCCCCGCCGGCGCAGATCGGCGTCCAGCAGGAAAGCGTATTCATATACCGGGCCCAGGATGGACGCGCCCTGGGCGGCGCCGATGACGATCGGCCCCGGCTTGGCGAGAAAATCCCGATAGGCGGCCCGGGTCCGCAGCGCCTGCTCCAGGTGGATGACCGCATGGGTATGGGCGGCGAGCCCGTCGATCTCGTCGAAGGCCGCTTCCAGGCCGGTGGCCAGCACCAGGAAATCATAGTCCAGGCCGCCGCCGTCGGCGAGTTCCAGCCGCTTGCCCGCGGCATCGACGCGGGCCACCGGCCGGGCGAGGAAGTCGATGCCGCGCTCGGCCAGATAGGGACCGATGGGAAAGGCGATGTCGTTGCGATCGCGCCAGCCCGCGGCCAGCCAGGGGTTGGAAGGGACGAAATGGAAGTAGTCCCGGTCGGACAGGACCGTCACCCGGTCCTGCGGCCCGAGCCGCTCCCGCAGGGCGTAGGCCGCCGGCACGCCGGCGATACCCGCGCCCACCACTGCCACATGTGTCATGGTGTGCCTCCTTGAGCGGACGGGCGCGGCCCGTCGCGCATGCTGTCGCTACTGTACCAGCGGCGTTTCCGCCCCCGTCAGCTCGATGCCGTGGATCACGGCCTGGCCGACCAGGATCTGCAGGTACTGGTGGATCGCCCGGCGGCGGGCCGCCTCGCTCATGTAGCCGGCGATGCATTCCCGCACCGCCTCGAAGGGCAGCTGCACGCCGTCGATCCGGCGCTCCACCTTGACGATGTGCAGGCCGAAGCGCGTTTCCAGCAGGCGGCTGCGGATCTCGCCGCTGCGCATGCGAAAGACCACCGCCTCGAATTCCGGCACGCTCTGCCCGCGCGAGAGCTGGCCGAGATTGCCGCCGGCCGCGCCGGAAGGGCAGTTGGAATAGCGGCGCGCCAGCTCCCCGAAGCGCTCGGGCTGCGCCAGGACCTCCTGCAGCACCTCGTTGGCCTTGGCGCGAATCAGCGCCAGCGGCGATCCTTCGTTGATCTGGAACAGGATGTGGCTGGCTTCCACCAAATCGCCGCTGCGAAAGCGCTCGGGATGATTGGCGTAATAGGTCCGGCACTCGGCCTCGGTCGGCTCCGGCACCCGCACCTCCTGCGCGATGAGCTGCTCGATCAGCGCTTCGGCACGCTCGCCCGCGTCAGCCGCCGCGGCCGTCAGTCCTAGCCTTTCCGCCTCCTGCAGCAGGACATGCCGCAGCACCAGGGCCTGCGCCGCCGACCGCAGCGGCGCTTCGGCCGCGGCGTGGAAGGGCAGCTCCCGCTCCACGTCCTGGTCGGTGATCTCGATGCCGTTCACGGTAATGGACATGCCGCTCCTCCTCGGATCATTTTGGCCGCACCACCTGATAGCTGCGCCAGGGATAGGCGACGGCGGCGAAACCGCTCCAGACGTGCACCAGCCGGCTGAAGGGGAAGAGCACGAACACGGTCATGCCGAACCAGATGTGGATCTTGTAGATGATCGGCACGGGCGCGATGAGTTCCACGGCGCCGCCGCGGAAGGTCAGGATGTGCTGCGCCCAGCCGGCCAGCAGCAGCATGACGCTGCCGTCGCGGTGCTGATAGGAGAAATAGGTGGTGATGAGTCCCAGGACCAGCGTGATCAGCAGCCAGAACAGCACCACCAGATCCATGGGCCGGGTGGTGGCGCGGATGCGCGGCTCGACCAGGCGCCGGTGGATCAGCAGCACCAGGCCCACCAGGCAGATCATGCCGGCGATGCCGCCGCTGATGATGGCGAGCATCTGCTTGTCGGGCGTGGACAGCCCGAAGGATTCATAGAGCCAGTGGGGCGTGAGCAGGCCGAAGAGGTGGCCGAAAAAGAGAAAGAGAATGCCGATGTGGAAGAGATTGCTGCCCAGGCGCAGCTGCCCGAGCCGCAGGAGCTGGCTGGAGTCGCTCTTCCAGGTGTACTGCTCGCGCTCGAAGCGGAACAGGCTGCCCAGCAGAAAGATCGCCAGCCCCACGTAGGGATAGATGCCGAAAAGCAGGTAATCCAGGTTGTCCATGGCCGAATCTCCCGTGTCGCGATGCCGAATCGATGCAAACCGCTACGCCTGACCGATGCCGGTCGGCGCCCGCGAGCCCGGCCGGGGCGGGTCCACGTAGGCCACCTGCGGCTTGGGCGTCAGCAGGGGCTCGACGCCGTCCGCCCCCGGCCCGAACCGCACCAGGGCGTCTTCCATGTCGCGCGATGGCTGCTCGGCCAGCGGCGCGGCCGCCACCGGCGAGAGCGCCTCCAGCACCCGGAAGATGCCCTGGTAGGGGCTGCCGTCCCGGGCCAGGCGCCCACCGATCAGCGCCAGCACGTCCACCGCTTCGCCCAGCAGGGCCAGCGCCTCGTCCTCCGGCCGCAGGGACAGATACTCCAGGAAGAGCGGCAGGTAGTCCGGCAGCTCGTCGGCGTCGATCTCCAGGCCGTGCTGCCGGTATTCCTGCAGCAGGCTCACCATGGCCTCCCCGCGCTCCCGCGACTCGCCGTGGATATGCTCGAAAAGATGCAGCGAGTGGGCCGGATTGCGGTCGAAGGTGGCCACGTAGTGCTGCTGCAGCTCGATCAGCCGCTCGCCGCGCAGGTGCTGCAGCAGCGCGCTCAGCGAGCCTGCCGCCGCGCCGTTGGAGGCCGTCTCCTCGACCAGGACCGCCTCCACTTCGTCGAGGGCGGCCAGCCAGGCCGGCTCCGGATAGGTGAGCAGCAACGCCAATGCCTTGAAAGTTTTCATGAAGGCAGCCCTCCCGTGGACTTGGGGCGCGGATGGTAGTGCAGCCGCTGCGTCTTGCGGGTGCCGAAGAGGCCCGCCTTGGACACGCCGTCGGAGCAGGTGTTGCCGAAGGAGAAGCCGCAGTAGCCCTTGTCGGTGAAGGCCTCCTCCGACACCTCGCGGCGCACGGTGGGGATGACGAAGCGGTCCTCGTAGTTGGCGATGGCCAGGTAGCGGTACATCTCCTCCACCTGCGCCTCGCTCAGCCCCACCTGGCTGAGCACCTCGGTATTGGCGCGGCCCTCCACCGACTTGCCGCGCATGTAGGCGCGCATGGCGAGCATGCGGTCCAGCGCCCGGACCACGGGCGCCTCGTCGCCGGCGGTGAGCAGGTTGGCCAGGTATTTCACCGGGATGCGCAGCGAGCGGGTGTCGGGAATGATGCCGTTCATGCCCATGCGGCCGCTCTCGGCGGCGGCCTGGATCGGCGACAGGGGCGGCACGTACCAGACCATGGGCAGGGTGCGGAACTCGGGGTGCAGGGGGAAGGCGATTTTCCAGTCCATGGCCAGCTTGTACACCGGCGAGCGGCGCGCCGCCTCGAGCCAGGCCTCGGCGATGCCGTTGCGGCGCGCCTGGTCGATCACCACCGGGTCGTTGGGGTCGAGGAAGATGCCCAATTGCGCTTCGTAGAGATCCTGCTCGTCGGCGACGCTGGCCGCCTCGCGGATGCCGTCGGCGTCATAGAGCAGCACGCCTAGGTAGCGGATGCGCCCGACGCAGGATTCCGAGCAGACCGTCGGCTGCCCGACCTCGATGCGCGGGAAGCAGAAGATGCACTTTTCCGCCTTGCCCGATTTCCAGTTGTAGTAGACCTTCTTATAGGGGCAGCCGCTGATGCACATGCGCCAGCCGCGGCACTTGTCCTGGTCCACCAGCACGATGCCGTCCTCGGCGCGCTTGTAGATGGAGCCCGAGGGACAGGAGGCCACGCAGGTGGGATTGAGGCAGTGCTCGCACAGGCGCGGCAGGTACATCATGAAGGTGTTCTCGAAGGTGGCGTACATCTCCTTCTGCACGTCGTCGAAGCAGATGTCGCGACTGCGCGATTCGAACTCGCCGCCGAGATCGTCCTCCCAATTTGGCCCCCAGACCACCTTGTCCATCTTGTCGCCGGTGATGATGGACACCGGCCGCGCCGTGGGCGGGGTCTCGGACAGCGGCGCGTCGTGCAGGCGCTGGTAGTCGAAGGTGAAGGGCTCGTAGTAGTCGTCAATGGCGGGCAGGTTGGGGTTGGCGAAAATATTGGCGAGGATGCGCCACTGGCTGCCCTGGCGCGGCTGGATCTCGCCGTCGCCCTTGTGCGCCCAGCCCCCGTTCCAGCGCTCCTGGTTCTCCCACTCCTTGGGATAACCGATGCCGGGCTTGGTCTCGACGTTGTTGTACCAGACGTATTCCATGCCGTCGCGGAAGGTCCAGACGTTCTTGCAGGTGATGGAACAGGTGTGGCAGCCGATGCACTTATCCAGGTTCATCACCATGGCGATTTGCGCTCTCACTCTCATGCGGATCTCCTCGTTTTGCGGCGGCGGACGTCATCGCGCCCGGGCCGGGCTGCGCATGGCCTCCCGCTCCGGGGTCAGCGGCCCTTCCATCCAGTCCACGTGCTGCATCTTGCGCACGATGACGTATTCGTCGCGGTTGGAGCCGACGGTGCCGTAGTAGTTGAAGGCGTAGCTCAGCTGGGCGTAGCCGCCGATCATGTGGGTCGGCTTGGTGATCGTGCGCGTCACGCTGTTGTGGATGCCGCCGCGGAAGCCGCTGGTCTCCGCGCCGGGCACATTCACGATCTTCTCCTGGGCGTGGTACATGAGCGCCATGCCGCGCGGCACGCGCTGGCTCACCACGGCGCGCGCGGTCAACGTGCCGTTGACGTTGAAGACCTCGACCCAGTCATTGTCGCGGATGCCCGCCTCGCGCGCCTCCACTTCGGAAATCCAGATGTGGGGACCGCCGCGCGACAGGGTCAGCATGTGGCCGGTGTCGGTGTAGGTGCTGTGGATGCCCCATTTCTGGTGCGGCGTGATCCAGTTGAGCACGAGATGCGGCTGGCCGTTGCCGAAGCGGTCGATGGCCGGCTGGACGGTCTTGGTGGCGATGGGGGGCTTGTACACGCACAGGCCCTCGCCGAAGTCCAGCATCCACTTGTGGTCCTGGTAGAACTGCTGGCGGCCGGTCAGGGTGCGCCAGGGGATGAGCTCGTGCACGTTGATGTAGCCGGCGGTGTAGCTCACCTCCTCGGATTCGATGCCGCTCCAGATGGGCGAGGAGATGATCTTGCGCGGCTGCGCCACGATGTCGCGGAAGCGGATCTTGTCGTGCTCCCGCGGCAGCGCCAGGTGGGTGTGGTCGCGGCCCGTGATGGTGGACAGCGCCTCCCACGATTTCACCGCCACGTGCCCGTTGGTCTCCGGCGCCAGCATCAGGATCACTTCGCAGGCGTCGACGGCGGTGTCGATGCGCGGCCGCCCCTGGCTGACGCCCTCGGCCTGCACGGTCCGGTTGAGCTCGGCCAGCTGCCTGAGCTCGACGTCCGTGTTCCAGTTGATGCCCTTGCCGCCGTTGCCGAGCTTGTCCAGCAGCGGACCCAGCGCGGTGAATTTCTTGTAGGTGTCGCCGTATTCGCGCGTCACCACCACCACATGGGGCAGGGTCTTGCCCGGCACCGGCTCGCACTCGCCCTTCTTCCAGTCGCGCACGTCCAGCGGCTGGCCCAGCTCGGAGGGGGTGTCGTGCTGCAGAGGCACGAGCACCAGGTCCTTGCGGGTGCCCAGGTGCTCGGCGGCCAGCGCCGAGAACTGCTTGGCGATGGCTTTGTAGATCTCCCAGTCGCTGCGGCTCTGCCACAGGGGCTGCACCGCCTCGGTCAGCGGGTGGATGAAGGGGTGCATGTCGGAGGTGTTGAGATCGTCCTTCTCGTACCAGGTGGCGGAAGGCAGCACCACGTCCGAGTAGAGGGCGGTGGTGGACATGCGGAAGTCCAGGGTCACCAGCAGATCCAGCTTGCCCTCCGCCGCCTGCTCGTGCCACACGACCTCGTTGGGCTTGGGCTCCCCGAGCTCGCCCAGATCCGGCCCCAGCACGGCGTTCTGGGTGCCCAGCAGGTATTTCAGGAAATACTCGTGGCCCTTGCCGCTGGAACCGAGCAGATTGGAGCGCCAGACGAAGAGGTTGCGCGGGAAATTCCGGGGATTGTCCGGATCCTCGCTGGCAAAGCGCAGGGCGCCGGATTTCAGCTGCTCCACCGCGTACTTGACCGGGTCCAGGCCCAGCGCTTCCGCCTGCTGCACCACCTCGATCGGATTGCTCTCCAACTGCGGGGCGGACGGCAGCCAGCCCATGCGCTCGGCGCGCACGTTGAAGTCGATCAGGCGCTGGTCGACCAGGGCGGGGTCGGCGGTGGGCGACAGGATTTCGTCGACCTTGAGCTTTTCGTGCCGCCACTGGCTGCTGTGGTTGTAGAAAAACGAGGTGCCGTTCATCTGCCGCGGCGGCCGGTGCCAGTCGAGGGCGAAGGCCAGCGGCGTCCAGCCGGTCAGCGGCCGCAGCTTTTCCTGTCCCACGTAGTGCGCCCAGCCGCCGCCCGACTGGCCGACGCAGCCGCACATCACCAGCATGTTGATGATGCCGCGGTAGATCATGTCGTTGTGGTACCAGTGATTGAGGCCCGCCCCCAGGATGACCATGGACTTGCCCTGGGTCTTGTCGGCGTTGTCGGCGAACTCGCGGGCCACGGTGACGATGTCGGCGCGCTTGACGCCGGTGATCTTCTCCGCCCAGGCCGGCGTATAGGGCACGTCCTCGTCGTAGCTGGCGGCCACGTTCTCCCCGCCCAGCCCGCGGTCGATGCCGTAATTGGCCAGCAGCAGATCGTAGACCGTGGCCACCAGGGTCTCCCGGCCGTTCACGGACAGGCGCTTGACCGGCACCTGGCGGGCCAGCAGCGCGTCACGGTCGCCGCCGAAGTAGGGGAAGCTCACCGCCGCCACCTCGTCCTGCACCCCCATGAGGCTCAGCCGCGGCTTGATCTCCTGGCCGCTGGCGGCGTCCCGGAGCTCCAGGTTCCACACGCCGACCTCGCCCCAGCGGTGGCCGATGCTGCCGTTGGGCGACACCAGATAGCCGGTGAGCTCATCGATCACCACGGCCTTCCACTCGGGATTGTTGGCCTGCCCCAGCCCGCCCTCCAGGTCGGCGGCGCGCAGCAGGCGGTCCGCCACCAGGGTGCCGTCGTGCTCGCGCAAGGTGACCAGCATGGGCATGTCGGTGTACTGGCGGCAATAGGCGTCGAAGTAGGCGCTCTTGCCGGGCAGGTGGAACTCCTTCAGGATCACGTGGCCCATGGCCAGCGCCAGGGCCGCGTCCGTGCCCTGCTTCGGGGCGAGCCAGATGTCCCCGAACTTCACGTATTCGCCGTAGTCGCTGGCGATGGCCACGGTCTTGGTGCCCTTGTAGCGCACCTCGGTGTAGAAGTGGGCGTCGGGGGTGCGGGTCTGCGGCAGGTTGGAGCCCCAGACCAGCAGATAGGTGGAGTTGTACCAATCGGCCGACTCCGGCACGTCGGTCTGCTCGCCCCAGACCTGCGGGCTCGAAGGCGGCAGGTCGCAGTACCAGTCGTAGAAGGACAGCAGCACGCCGCCGATCAGGGACAGGTAGCGGGCGCCGGCGGCGTAGCTGACCATGGACATGGCCGGGATCGGCGAGAAGCCGATCACCCGGTCCGGGCCGTGCTGCTTGATGGTGTGGACGTTGGCGGCGGCGATCAGCTCCGTCACCTCGTCCCAGTTGCTGCGCACGAAGCCGCCCAGGCCGCGCACGGCGGTGTACTGCCTGCGCTTGGCCGGATCGGCCTGGATGGCGGTCCAGGCCTCCACCGGCCCCAGGCGGCTGCGCGCTTCGCGCCACAGCTCCATCAGGCGTCCGCGCACCAGCGGATACTTCAGGCGCTGGGCGCTGTAGACGTACCAGGAATAGCTGGCGCCGCGCGGGCAGCCGCGCGGCTCGTGGTTGGGCAGGTCCGGACGGGTGCGCGGATAATCGGTCTGCTGGATTTCCCAGGTGATGAGCCCGCTCTTGACATAGATCTTCCAGGAGCACGATCCCGTGCAGTTCACCCCGTGGGTGGAGCGCACCACCTTGTCGGTCTGCCAGCGCATCCGGTAGGCGTCCTCCCATTCGCGATCCTCCTTCACCACCACGCCCAGGCCGTCGGCGAAGTGCCCCACGTTTTTTCGGAAGAACAGCATCCGGTCGAGAAAATGGCTCATGAGATCACTCCTTGTTCCAATAGGCTGCGCCGGGCGCGTTCAAGAAGGCACTTCCGCGCCGCGGCGGGCGTAGTACCACCAGCTGACCGCGATGCAGGTCACGTAGAACAGCAGAAAGGTGTACAGGGCCGCCTGCGGCCCGCCGGTCATGGCGATGGAGGTGCCGAAGGCCTTGGGGATGAAGAAGGCCCCATAGGCGCCCACCGCCGAGCTGAAGCCGAGCAGGGCGGCGGACAGCATGCCCGCTTCCTTGCGCAGCGCCTCCTCCGACAGCGCCGTGCCGCGCGCCTCGGTCTCGCGCCGAAACATGGTCGAGCAGATCACCGGGATCATGCGGAAGGTGGAGCCGTTGCCGATGCCGGTGCTGAAAAAAAGCAGCAGGAACATGGCCATGAAGCCCCAGAACACGCCGCCATGCGCCTCGCCGCGCAGGAAATAGAGCACGCCCAGTACCGCCAGCGCCATGACGATGAAGGTCCAGAAGGTCACCCGCGCACCGCCGACCTTGTCCGCCACCCAGCCGCCCAGCGGGCGGGACAACGCGCCGATCAGCGGCCCCAGGAAGGCGTACTGGGTCGGGTCCACGTCGGGAAACTGGTACTTGGTCAGGAGCGGCAGTCCGGCGGAAAAGCCGATGAAGGAGCCGAAGGTGCCCAGGTAAAGCCAGCTCATGATCCAGGTGTGCCGGCGCTTGAAGATCACCGCCTGCTCGGCGAAGGAGGCCTTGGCCGAGGCGATGTCGTGCATGCCGAACCAGGCGGCCAGGGTCGCCAGCGCGATGAAGGGTACCCAGATGAAGCCGGCGTTCTGCAGCCACATGTCGCGGGTCGCCCCTCCCTTGACCCAGGTCTGCGGCTCGCCGCCCAGGGCGCCGAATACCCCGGCCGTGATCACCAGCGGCACCAGGAACTGCATGGCGCTCACCCCCAGGTTGCCGAGCCCGGCGTTGAGGCCCAAGGCCGTGCCCTTCTCCGCCTTCGGGAAGAAAAAGCTGATGTTGGCCATGCTGGAAGAAAAATTGCCGCCGCCGAAGCCGCAGAGCAGAGCCAGGATCAGGAAGACCGCAGACACGTCCGCGGTGCTCAGGGTGGTCCACTTGCGCCCGCCGAAGATCGGCACCATGAACGAGTAGAAGATGCGCAGGGTCGCCCCCGATAGGCCCGGTGCCGCCGCCAGCCAGAAGAGCTGATTCTCGCTGAAGCGGAAGCCGACGTTGGGCAGGTTCACCACCACCATGCTCCACACCATCCACACCGCGAAGGCGAGGAACAGGGCCGGAATGGAGATCCACAGATTGCGCCGGGCGATCGCCTTGCCCTCGCGCTCCCAGAAGGCCCGGTCTTCCGGGTTCCAGCTCGTCAGCACATGCGTGGCCATGCCTGTCTCCCCCATGGTGTCCCGCGCATCCGATCGCCCCTCATTCCAGCACGTCCCCCGCCGCGGCCCGCTGCCGCTCCCGGGCCGCCGCCATGGGCCGCACTTCGGTCCAGTACATCCACATCAGCGACACCCAGATGATGCCGAACAGGAGCATGAAGACCGACGAGCGCACGCCGGTGAGATCCACCAGGGCGCCGAAGAGGATGGGCAGGATGAAGCCGCCCAGGCCGCCCATCAGCCCGACGATGCCGGAGATCACGCCGATGTTGTGCGGATACTGATCGGAGATGTACTTGAACACCGACGCCTTGCCGAAGGCCCAGGCCACGCCGACCACGAAGAGCAGCGCGGTGAAGACCCAGGCACTGAGCCCGATGTGGAAGGTCCGAGGACCGTCCACGGTATGAACGACGAAATCGGTGCGCGGATAGGACAGGAAAAATAGCGCCACCAGCGACACCCACAGCACCCACCAGGTGACGGTATGGGCGCCGTAGCGGTCGGCCAACCAGCCGCCGAAGGCGCGCAGCACGCCGCCCGGCAGCGAAAAGGCGGCGGCGAACAGGGCGGCGATCCGGATGTCAAAGCCGTATTCGGCGACGTAGTACTTGGTCATCCACAGGGCCAGCGCCACGTAGCCGCCGAAAACGATGGAATAGTACTGACAGTAGCGCCACACCCGCGGGTCCTTGAGCGCACGCAGCTGCTCGCCCACGGTCACCGTGGCCGACACCCGGTGCGCCGGGTCGGAGTAGGTCAGGAACCAGAAGAGCAATGCCATGACGAGCATGGCGGCGGCGTAGACGGTCGGCACCATGGTCCAGCCGTAGGCCACCACGATGGACGGCGCCACGAACTTGGTCAGCGCCGCCCCGGCGTTGCCGGCGCCGAAGATGCCCATGGCCAGGCCCTGGCGCGCCTTGCCGAACCAGCGGGCCACGTAGCTGATGCCCACCGAAAAGGCGCCGCCGGCCAGCCCCACGAAGAGCCCCAGCAGCAGAAACTGCCAGAACTCGCGGGCTTGGCCGATGAGGTAGAGGGGCAGGACGGTACTCAGCATCAGCGCGAAGAAAACGCTGCGGCCGCCGTACTTGTCGGTCAGCATGCCGAGCGGCAGGCGCACCAGGGAGCCGGTGAGCACGGGCGTGGCGGCCAGCAGGCCGAACTGGGTCTCGTTGAGTCCGAGCTGCTCCTTGATCGGAATGCCGATCACGGCAAACATCATCCACACCGCGAAGCAAACGGTGAAAGCCAGCGTGCTCATGGTGAGCACGGCTATCTGCTGGTGGGTTTGCGTCGCCATGGCTGTCCCTGGGTCCTGGATAGGCGCATCGCTCTCATCGATGGATGAGACCTTTCCGTCGGGCCGCGGTTTGGCGGGCAGCCGGTGCGCGCCGGCCGGCAAAAGCGGCCGCCTACCACCAAAGTGGTAGCTTGATGAACGGCTAAGTTATTGCTAAAAATGAGATTTGCAGCTGGAAACTCGCGGGCGGAGCCCCCTGGCGGCTCCTTGGAGGTATCACCTCTGCTTCGGGAGGACGGTCGGTCGGACCGGAACCACATGCGGACATTGCAGAAGCTCTTCGCATCATCGCTGCTGCTGCGGCTGGGGGCGGGCCTGGGCGCTGTCGTCCTGCTGACCGTGCTCGGCATCGGCAGCGCCGCCATCCTGGCCAATACCCTGCCCGGTTCCACGGCCCAATGGGTGCGCGGGATCCTCGGCGCCGCGCTCTTCCTCACCCTGGCCGCCGTGGCGGTGACCCTGTACCACCTGCACACCGAACTGCTCGCTCCCCTGCGCGAACTGCTGCGCTGCGCAACCGCCTTCCGCCGGGGCGAGCTCGCCGCCCGCACCGCCTACGTGGGCGCCGACGAGTTGGGCCAGCTCGGCAGGGCCTTCAACGGCATGGCGGAAGACCTGGTCCGGCTGCAGGCCGAACAGGCGGCCCGCGTGGCTGCCAAGACAGCCGACCTGGAGCGCAGCAACCGCGCGCTGAATCTGCTGTACCAGTCCATCGCGCGGGTCTACAACGGCCCCCTGGCGCGCGAGACCTACCTGATCATGCTCAAGGATCTGGAAAACGGGCTCGGCGCGGAGCGCGGGATTGCCTGTCTGGTCGACGAGGACCGGGCGCGGGCCCGGGTGCTGGCCTCCACTCTGCGCCGCGAAGCGGATCCCGATTTCTGCCGCTTGAGCGGCTGCGCCGAATGCCTGCGCCGCCGCGGCGTGCACACGCGCCGGCTCGGCGGCCGGCGCGTGCTGGCTGTTCCCCTGCAGGATGCGCAGCGTCAACACGGCTTGCTGCAACTGCTGTTGCCAGAGCGCTGGGAAAGCGCCCCCTGGCAGAAACAGCTGCTCGACGCCCTATCCCGCCACTGCGGCGCGGCCATCGGCACCGCACGCCACCAGGAACAGCACCGTCGCCTGTCGCTGCTGGAGGAGCGCAGTGCCATCGCCCGCGAGCTGCACGACTCCGTCGCCCAGTCCCTGGCCTATATGCGCATCCAGGTGGCCCGCCTCGAATCCGCCGTGCGGGAAGCGCCGAAGCAGCCGGCTGCCGACGGCGCCCTGGCGGAGCTCGGCACGGAGCTCGACACCGCCTGCCGCCAACTGCGCGGTCTCCTGTCCACCTTCCGCCTGAAAATCGAGGGCGGGCTCGGCCCGGCGCTCGAACAAACCGTGCGGGA contains:
- a CDS encoding NAD(P)/FAD-dependent oxidoreductase; protein product: MTHVAVVGAGIAGVPAAYALRERLGPQDRVTVLSDRDYFHFVPSNPWLAAGWRDRNDIAFPIGPYLAERGIDFLARPVARVDAAGKRLELADGGGLDYDFLVLATGLEAAFDEIDGLAAHTHAVIHLEQALRTRAAYRDFLAKPGPIVIGAAQGASILGPVYEYAFLLDADLRRRGMRERIPITLVTPEPYVGHLGIGDSEARSLLEAALHEAKIGYLCNARTLRVEAGQIHVMEHDGSGRETQAHALPFAFSVYWPAFRGVAALRASPDLTDERGFVRVDEYLRNPGHPEVFAAGVCVSRPPVAPTPVPIGAPASVYSIQQEVDSVVHNILAARDGQAPASSAPLRARWLADMGETGAAYLSAPQVPLRDINWLKQGRWVHLAKVDFENYFLNKIKLGPTAGASSVATVVRRLESSQGQAAPLPAAGRAATHLDVPVQQELDYELRALAQVFGRDEGSVAAELLSAALKDARALIGGRLREDVERARRQIVLAELPERRPGAEFEAGAP
- a CDS encoding peptidylprolyl isomerase: MSITVNGIEITDQDVERELPFHAAAEAPLRSAAQALVLRHVLLQEAERLGLTAAAADAGERAEALIEQLIAQEVRVPEPTEAECRTYYANHPERFRSGDLVEASHILFQINEGSPLALIRAKANEVLQEVLAQPERFGELARRYSNCPSGAAGGNLGQLSRGQSVPEFEAVVFRMRSGEIRSRLLETRFGLHIVKVERRIDGVQLPFEAVRECIAGYMSEAARRRAIHQYLQILVGQAVIHGIELTGAETPLVQ
- the narI gene encoding respiratory nitrate reductase subunit gamma, with the protein product MDNLDYLLFGIYPYVGLAIFLLGSLFRFEREQYTWKSDSSQLLRLGQLRLGSNLFHIGILFLFFGHLFGLLTPHWLYESFGLSTPDKQMLAIISGGIAGMICLVGLVLLIHRRLVEPRIRATTRPMDLVVLFWLLITLVLGLITTYFSYQHRDGSVMLLLAGWAQHILTFRGGAVELIAPVPIIYKIHIWFGMTVFVLFPFSRLVHVWSGFAAVAYPWRSYQVVRPK
- the narJ gene encoding nitrate reductase molybdenum cofactor assembly chaperone, which codes for MKTFKALALLLTYPEPAWLAALDEVEAVLVEETASNGAAAGSLSALLQHLRGERLIELQQHYVATFDRNPAHSLHLFEHIHGESRERGEAMVSLLQEYRQHGLEIDADELPDYLPLFLEYLSLRPEDEALALLGEAVDVLALIGGRLARDGSPYQGIFRVLEALSPVAAAPLAEQPSRDMEDALVRFGPGADGVEPLLTPKPQVAYVDPPRPGSRAPTGIGQA
- the narH gene encoding nitrate reductase subunit beta; translated protein: MRVRAQIAMVMNLDKCIGCHTCSITCKNVWTFRDGMEYVWYNNVETKPGIGYPKEWENQERWNGGWAHKGDGEIQPRQGSQWRILANIFANPNLPAIDDYYEPFTFDYQRLHDAPLSETPPTARPVSIITGDKMDKVVWGPNWEDDLGGEFESRSRDICFDDVQKEMYATFENTFMMYLPRLCEHCLNPTCVASCPSGSIYKRAEDGIVLVDQDKCRGWRMCISGCPYKKVYYNWKSGKAEKCIFCFPRIEVGQPTVCSESCVGRIRYLGVLLYDADGIREAASVADEQDLYEAQLGIFLDPNDPVVIDQARRNGIAEAWLEAARRSPVYKLAMDWKIAFPLHPEFRTLPMVWYVPPLSPIQAAAESGRMGMNGIIPDTRSLRIPVKYLANLLTAGDEAPVVRALDRMLAMRAYMRGKSVEGRANTEVLSQVGLSEAQVEEMYRYLAIANYEDRFVIPTVRREVSEEAFTDKGYCGFSFGNTCSDGVSKAGLFGTRKTQRLHYHPRPKSTGGLPS
- a CDS encoding nitrate reductase subunit alpha — its product is MSHFLDRMLFFRKNVGHFADGLGVVVKEDREWEDAYRMRWQTDKVVRSTHGVNCTGSCSWKIYVKSGLITWEIQQTDYPRTRPDLPNHEPRGCPRGASYSWYVYSAQRLKYPLVRGRLMELWREARSRLGPVEAWTAIQADPAKRRQYTAVRGLGGFVRSNWDEVTELIAAANVHTIKQHGPDRVIGFSPIPAMSMVSYAAGARYLSLIGGVLLSFYDWYCDLPPSSPQVWGEQTDVPESADWYNSTYLLVWGSNLPQTRTPDAHFYTEVRYKGTKTVAIASDYGEYVKFGDIWLAPKQGTDAALALAMGHVILKEFHLPGKSAYFDAYCRQYTDMPMLVTLREHDGTLVADRLLRAADLEGGLGQANNPEWKAVVIDELTGYLVSPNGSIGHRWGEVGVWNLELRDAASGQEIKPRLSLMGVQDEVAAVSFPYFGGDRDALLARQVPVKRLSVNGRETLVATVYDLLLANYGIDRGLGGENVAASYDEDVPYTPAWAEKITGVKRADIVTVAREFADNADKTQGKSMVILGAGLNHWYHNDMIYRGIINMLVMCGCVGQSGGGWAHYVGQEKLRPLTGWTPLAFALDWHRPPRQMNGTSFFYNHSSQWRHEKLKVDEILSPTADPALVDQRLIDFNVRAERMGWLPSAPQLESNPIEVVQQAEALGLDPVKYAVEQLKSGALRFASEDPDNPRNFPRNLFVWRSNLLGSSGKGHEYFLKYLLGTQNAVLGPDLGELGEPKPNEVVWHEQAAEGKLDLLVTLDFRMSTTALYSDVVLPSATWYEKDDLNTSDMHPFIHPLTEAVQPLWQSRSDWEIYKAIAKQFSALAAEHLGTRKDLVLVPLQHDTPSELGQPLDVRDWKKGECEPVPGKTLPHVVVVTREYGDTYKKFTALGPLLDKLGNGGKGINWNTDVELRQLAELNRTVQAEGVSQGRPRIDTAVDACEVILMLAPETNGHVAVKSWEALSTITGRDHTHLALPREHDKIRFRDIVAQPRKIISSPIWSGIESEEVSYTAGYINVHELIPWRTLTGRQQFYQDHKWMLDFGEGLCVYKPPIATKTVQPAIDRFGNGQPHLVLNWITPHQKWGIHSTYTDTGHMLTLSRGGPHIWISEVEAREAGIRDNDWVEVFNVNGTLTARAVVSQRVPRGMALMYHAQEKIVNVPGAETSGFRGGIHNSVTRTITKPTHMIGGYAQLSYAFNYYGTVGSNRDEYVIVRKMQHVDWMEGPLTPEREAMRSPARAR